The following proteins are encoded in a genomic region of Nocardioides renjunii:
- a CDS encoding YiiD C-terminal domain-containing protein has protein sequence MEASSSLASVPILEAMGIRVVELRPGFAAAELPPEPNTNHFGVTYAGSLFSVAEMLGGVLSLATFDLEGELAGFVPLVKESTIRFRRPALGVVRATASLAQDEVDRVRRDACRDLPTAALLNGPGRSPPTSEYRR, from the coding sequence GTGGAGGCATCCTCGTCCCTGGCATCGGTCCCGATCCTCGAGGCGATGGGGATCCGGGTCGTCGAGCTGCGGCCCGGCTTCGCCGCCGCCGAGCTCCCGCCCGAGCCCAACACGAACCACTTCGGTGTGACCTACGCCGGCTCGCTGTTCAGCGTCGCCGAGATGCTCGGCGGCGTGCTCAGCCTCGCGACCTTCGACCTGGAGGGTGAGCTCGCGGGGTTCGTGCCGCTGGTGAAGGAGTCGACGATCCGGTTCCGGCGACCCGCGCTGGGCGTCGTACGCGCCACGGCGTCGCTGGCCCAGGACGAGGTCGACCGGGTCCGCCGCGACGCGTGTCGGGACCTACCAACTGCGGCGCTGCTGAACGGTCCCGGGAGGTCTCCACCCACATCGGAATATCGCCGATAA
- a CDS encoding M1 family aminopeptidase encodes MAGIPHNNMPGDKATWSFTTTIPSTITSATGPGDSAVVGNGELASRTVSEDGTRTTWRWVQQEQMASELIIISIGKYDVIESQVTLSDGRVIPEWSFMDSSLSAANKTTITNRRALLGTIITRLEQLYGPYPGNSTGVVVDTVPSGINYALETQDRSFFPSTGSVNGNTLIHELAHQWNGDNVTPQLWTDIWMNEGMATWGPSWHTNVLAPATPNPGATETTYFNSWNNTASTSANWATPPGAQTNPANIYGYQTYTRGAQFWEALRTALRNDDFLEVVREWQTRYAGESRSGEDLKALAEEVSGRDLDAFWQDWILDGDKPAWPSKYDLTLAGEPASTPQPGGTLTYQLTAANVGKVALTDGIVEVDLADVLDDASLGTLPDGLVLDGTTLTWTIPPTAVGSSATATFDVVVDGDVSDETLRATAVPTGLGGLCSTAGCASEAAVGVQPLTPSGTPEVTGTFAVGGTVTVSTPGWRDGTSFSHQWLVDGTPVEGATASNFTLRPDDVGRTVSVAVTGSHPDYSPVTRTSAAATVAAGTLASTPTPTIQGDAVVGATVTAQPGAWDDGAALTYEWFLDSEPVGAGASRTLGAADVGKQLEVAVTATKAGYTGVTRRSAAATVSEGRLLATPAPVVSGTARFGETLTVSPGTWDGGVSVGYQWLRDGVPVGGATGASYVLGLDDVRTRISVAVTGTKPGYAAVTTRSATTSAVARARFGTVVAKIAGKAQVGRTLKARVRGIGTDPTVRYAWYAGTKRLGSTPTLELRRGLLGRRVTLRVTVREAGFITTTVRSEPTTKVTHR; translated from the coding sequence ATGGCGGGCATCCCGCACAACAACATGCCGGGGGACAAGGCCACCTGGAGCTTCACCACCACGATCCCCAGCACCATCACCTCGGCGACCGGTCCCGGCGACAGCGCCGTGGTCGGCAACGGCGAGCTCGCCTCCAGGACCGTCAGCGAGGACGGCACCCGCACCACCTGGCGGTGGGTCCAGCAGGAGCAGATGGCCAGTGAATTGATCATCATCTCGATCGGCAAGTACGACGTCATCGAGTCGCAGGTGACGCTGTCCGACGGCCGCGTCATCCCGGAGTGGTCGTTCATGGACTCGTCGCTGTCGGCGGCCAACAAGACGACGATCACCAACCGCCGCGCGCTGCTCGGCACGATCATCACCCGGCTGGAGCAGCTCTACGGCCCCTACCCGGGCAACAGCACCGGCGTCGTCGTCGACACCGTGCCGAGCGGCATCAACTACGCCCTCGAGACGCAGGACCGCTCGTTCTTCCCGAGCACCGGCTCGGTCAACGGCAACACGCTGATCCACGAGCTCGCCCACCAGTGGAACGGCGACAACGTCACGCCGCAGCTGTGGACCGACATCTGGATGAACGAGGGCATGGCCACCTGGGGACCGAGCTGGCACACCAACGTGCTGGCGCCAGCCACGCCCAACCCGGGCGCGACCGAGACGACGTACTTCAACAGCTGGAACAACACGGCCTCGACGAGCGCGAACTGGGCCACCCCGCCCGGCGCGCAGACGAATCCCGCGAACATCTACGGCTACCAGACCTACACGCGCGGCGCCCAGTTCTGGGAGGCGCTCCGCACGGCGCTGCGCAACGACGACTTCCTCGAGGTCGTCCGGGAGTGGCAGACCCGGTACGCGGGCGAGAGCCGCAGCGGTGAGGACCTGAAGGCACTGGCCGAGGAGGTCTCGGGACGCGACCTCGACGCGTTCTGGCAGGACTGGATCCTCGACGGCGACAAGCCGGCCTGGCCGAGCAAGTACGACCTCACCCTGGCCGGCGAGCCTGCGTCGACGCCGCAGCCGGGAGGCACGCTGACCTACCAGCTCACCGCGGCCAACGTCGGCAAGGTCGCGCTGACCGACGGCATCGTGGAGGTCGACCTGGCCGACGTCCTGGACGACGCGAGCCTCGGCACCCTGCCCGACGGCCTGGTGCTCGACGGCACCACGCTGACCTGGACCATTCCCCCGACTGCGGTCGGGTCCTCGGCCACCGCGACCTTCGACGTCGTCGTCGACGGCGACGTCTCCGACGAGACGCTGCGGGCGACCGCGGTGCCCACCGGCCTCGGCGGCCTGTGCTCGACCGCAGGCTGCGCCAGCGAGGCAGCCGTCGGCGTGCAGCCGCTCACCCCGTCGGGCACGCCGGAGGTCACCGGCACGTTCGCGGTCGGTGGCACGGTCACCGTCAGCACGCCCGGCTGGCGTGACGGCACGAGCTTCTCCCACCAGTGGCTGGTCGACGGCACGCCCGTCGAGGGCGCCACCGCGTCGAACTTCACGCTCCGCCCCGACGACGTGGGCAGGACGGTCTCGGTCGCGGTCACCGGCAGCCACCCCGACTACTCGCCCGTGACCCGGACCAGCGCTGCGGCGACCGTCGCTGCGGGCACGCTCGCCAGCACCCCGACGCCGACCATCCAGGGCGACGCGGTCGTCGGCGCCACCGTCACGGCGCAACCGGGTGCCTGGGACGACGGCGCCGCGCTGACGTACGAGTGGTTCCTCGACAGCGAGCCGGTCGGCGCAGGCGCCAGTCGGACCCTCGGCGCGGCCGACGTCGGCAAGCAGCTCGAGGTCGCGGTGACGGCGACGAAGGCGGGTTACACCGGTGTCACCCGGCGGAGCGCCGCGGCGACGGTCTCCGAGGGCCGCCTCCTGGCCACTCCCGCACCCGTGGTGTCCGGGACGGCGAGGTTCGGCGAGACGCTGACCGTCAGCCCCGGCACGTGGGACGGGGGAGTCTCGGTGGGCTATCAGTGGCTGCGCGACGGCGTCCCGGTCGGCGGCGCCACCGGTGCGTCGTACGTCCTCGGGCTCGACGACGTGAGGACGCGCATCAGCGTGGCGGTGACGGGGACCAAGCCGGGCTACGCCGCGGTGACCACGAGGAGCGCCACGACGTCGGCCGTCGCCCGGGCCCGGTTCGGCACCGTGGTGGCGAAGATCGCCGGGAAGGCACAGGTCGGCCGCACGCTGAAGGCGCGGGTCCGGGGCATCGGCACGGATCCGACCGTGCGCTACGCGTGGTACGCCGGCACGAAGAGGCTCGGCAGCACGCCGACGCTCGAGCTGCGCAGGGGACTCCTCGGCAGGAGGGTGACGCTGCGCGTGACCGTCCGCGAGGCGGGCTTCATCACCACGACCGTGAGGAGCGAGCCGACCACGAAGGTCACGCACAGGTGA